A single genomic interval of Hevea brasiliensis isolate MT/VB/25A 57/8 chromosome 4, ASM3005281v1, whole genome shotgun sequence harbors:
- the LOC110657910 gene encoding LOW QUALITY PROTEIN: 3-isopropylmalate dehydratase large subunit, chloroplastic (The sequence of the model RefSeq protein was modified relative to this genomic sequence to represent the inferred CDS: inserted 1 base in 1 codon; deleted 3 bases in 2 codons) yields MASSTIVPASHSFIANKKDLLGLSDFSSTSSPFSIPKCRKSISKKIVSVMAPQQSERKPASTGSGKTAMTMTEKILARASEKPHLSPGENIWVNVDTLMTHDVCGPGSIGIFKREFGENAKVWDREKIVIIPDHYIFTTDERANRNVDILRDFCLEQNIKYFYDIKDLSDFKVNPDYKGVCHVALAQEGHCRLGEVLLGTDSHTCTAGAFGQFATGIGNTDAGFVLGTGKLLLKVPPTLRFVMDGEMPDYLLVKDLILQIIGEISVSGATYKSMEFVGTTVESLNMEERMTLCNMVVEAGGKNGVVPADSTTFKYLEDKTSVPYEPVYSDEEARFLSENRFDIPKLEPLVAKPHSPDNCALARECKDVKIDRVYIGSCTGGKTEDFMAAAKVFLASGKKVKVPTFLVPATQKVWMDVYSLPXPGSGGKTCSQIFEAAGCDTPASPSCGACLGGPKDTYARMNEPMVCVSTTNRNFPGRMGHKEGQIYLASPYTAAASALTGYVTDPREFLQ; encoded by the exons ATGGCTTCCTCCACTATTGTCCCTGCCTCGCATTCCTTCATCGCAAACAAG AAGGATCTGCTGGGTCTTTCTGATTTCTCCTCAACGTCATCGCCATTTTCTATTCCCAAATGCCGGAAATCAATTTCGAAGAAAATTGTGTCTGTCATGGCTCCCCAGCAATCAGAACGCAAGCCTGCCAGTACTGGATCG GGGAAGACCGCAATGACGATGACAGAGAAAATATTGGCGAGGGCCTCTGAGAAGCCTCACTTGAGCCCAGGTGAGAATATTTGGGTCAACGTTGATACCTTGATGACACATGACGTTTGTGGCCCAGGTTCCATTGGAATCTTTAAGAGAGAGTTTGGAGAGAATGCAAAG GTTTGGGACCGTGAGAAAATTGTCATTATACCAGATCAT TATATATTCACTACTGATGAACGTGCAAACCGCAATGTGGATATATTGAGGGATTTCTGCCTGGAGCAAAATATAAAGTACTTCTATGATATCAAGGATCTTAGTGACTTTAAG GTTAATCCTGATTATAAAGGTGTATGCCATGTTGCACTTGCCCAAGAAGGTCACTGTAGACTAGGCGAG GTCCTCTTAGGCACAGACTCCCACACCTGCACTGCTGGAGCATTTGGCCAATTTGCTACTGGAATTGGCAACACTGATGCTGGTTTTGTATTAGGCACTGGGAAGCTCCTGCTTAAG GTGCCTCCAACTCTGAGGTTTGTAATGGATGGTGAGATGCCTGATTATTTGCTTGTGAAGGATTTGATTTTGCAA ATTATTGGTGAAATATCTGTATCTGGTGCAACATATAAATCAATGGAGTTTGTAGGCACCACGGTTGAGAGTTTAAAT ATGGAAGAGCGGATGACATTATGTAACATGGTTGTTGAAGCTGGGGGCAAGAATGGGGTTGTTCCTGCTGATAGCACTACATTCAAGTACCTTGAG GATAAGACATCTGTGCCCTATGAACCAGTTTATAGTGATGAGGAAGCAAG ATTTCTTTCTGAGAACAGATTTGATATCCCAAAATTGGAACCTTTGGTTGCTAAG CCTCATTCTCCTGATAACTGTGCTTTAGCAAGAGAATGCAAGGATGTCAAAATAGACAGAGTATACATTGGATCCTGTACTGGTGGGAAAACAGAGGATTTTATGGCTGCTGCCAAAGTTTTTCTAGCTTCA GGTAAAAAGGTCAAGGTTCCCACATTTCTTGTCCCTGCAACCCAAAAG GTGTGGATGGATGTGTATAGTCTCC GTCCAGGATCTGGTGGCAAAACTTGCTCACAGATTTTTGAAGCAGCTGGTTGTGACACGCCTGCGAGTCCCAGTTGTGGTGCTTGTTTGGGAGGCCCTAAAGACACTTATGCA AGAATGAATGAACCAATG GTCTGTGTGTCAACGACAAACAGAAACTTCCCAGGGCGGATGGGACACAAAGAAGGCCAAATATATCTTGCTTCCCCCTATACAGCAGCAGCATCTGCTTTGACTGGTTATGTCACTGATCCAAGAGAGTTCTTGCAGTAG